The following proteins come from a genomic window of Triticum aestivum cultivar Chinese Spring chromosome 6A, IWGSC CS RefSeq v2.1, whole genome shotgun sequence:
- the LOC123130373 gene encoding putative homeobox-leucine zipper protein HOX26: protein MSSLTTISGGAMEESQEVEELVDTRLSLVIGAASRPPPTVLALLPAASPENEAAARGKRKGVKGPENGAGGAAAASREHSKRSKTVHDSSDVDDDDRGDAAGGDGTRKKLRLTVEQAALLEESFRAHNVLSHGEKHDLARQLGLKPRQVEVWFQNRRARTKLKQTELDCELLRRWCERLSDDNARLRRELAETLSSSPAFLSRLTMANDKAVCSSCNKLTSARMPG from the exons ATGTCTAGCCTTACGACCATTAGTGGCGGCGCCATGGAGGAGTCGCAGGAAGTAGAGGAGCTCGTCGACACAAGGCTGTCCCTCGTGATCGGCGCCGCGAGCCGTCCGCCCCCGACGGTCCTGGCGCTGCTGCCGGCGGCATCACCGGAGAACGAAGCGGCGGCACGCGGGAAGAGGAAGGGAGTCAAGGGACCAGAGAACGGTGCGGGCGGTGCCGCTGCTGCTTCAAGGGAGCATAGCAAGAGGTCCAAGACGGTGCACGACAGCAGCGACGTCGACGATGACGACAGAGGGGACGCGGCCGGCGGCGACGGGACGAGGAAGAAGCTCAGGCTCACGGTGGAGCAGGCCGCGCTCTTGGAGGAAAGCTTCCGTGCCCACAACGTCCTCTCTCAC GGCGAGAAGCACGATCTTGCGAGGCAGCTTGGGTTGAAGCCGAGGCAGGTGGAGGTGTGGTTCCAGAACAGGAGGGCGCGGACCAAGCTCAAGCAGACGGAGCTTGACTGCGAGCTGCTGCGCCGGTGGTGCGAGCGCCTCAGCGACGACAACGCGCGGCTCCGCCGAGAGCTCGCCGAGACGCTCTCCTCGTCGCCGGCCTTCTTGTCCAGGCTCACGATGGCCAACGATAAGGCTGTGTGTTCGTCCTGCAACAAGCTCACCAGCGCCCGGATGCCGGGATAA